The Myxococcota bacterium DNA window ATTCCGGTACCCCCGACGCTATAGCTCGCACCGAACTCTTCCGAAGGATCTCTCAAATGGAAGCCGCCGAAATCAAGCCGACCGACAGCCAGAGCACCCTGACGCGCAACTTGCTTCTGGTCGCCTCGTACCTGGCCCTGATGACGATCATCGCTTTGGGGTACTCGAGCTAAGAGCCCCTAAGCATCTCTGCGCGTCGCGCTCCGCGCAGAAACCCTCCGTCGCTGCTTCGGGAGTACCCTGCAGACGCTCCTCCGGGCTTCTGCACGGACCGCGCGCGAACCCGAACTCTCCGCCGCGTTCTAAATTAGAAATCGCGGCGACCTTCCGAGCGCTTCGCCCTTTCAGTCCGCGTTCGAGCCAGCAGCCGGCTCGTGCTGCATGCTCCATGCGGCTGGCGGCGGATGGGCCATCGAACGCGGACGATGCGCAAGAGGCGGACCGACGCTTGCCGCGTCTCGTCTTTTTGTTGCGCAGGCAAGGTGCCGATTCGCGCGCGCGGCCGGCGCGTTACCCAGAGGGAGCGTCTGGAGGCGTACCCGCCGAAGCAGCGACCGGCGGGTAACGCGCGGCCGCGCGGCGCGCAGAGGCGCTCCGGGTCCTACGCGACCATGCCCTTCTTGTGCTCCAGCTCTTTCTGGAGCTTCATGGCTTCCCGTTGCTCGTCTGTGAGCAGGGCGGTGGCGACGCTCGGGCGCAGGATCGAGTAGAAGGTCGGCACGACCGTGATCGCTCCGAGCATGTTGATGATCATGAGGATCACGAGCAGGTAGGCCATCTCGGCCTGGAAGCGCAGGTTCGAGAAGGTCCACAGGACGATGCCGCCGACGACCGTGGTCGCCGTGAACGTCACCGCCATGCCGGTCGTGCGGATCGCGCGGCGGATCGCCTCGTCGATGTCCGCGGTCTCCGCGACCTCCTGGCGGATGCGGTCGACGATGTAGATCGCGTAGTCGACGCCGATGCCCACGCCGACCGCCTGCACGGGCAGGGTGTTGATGCTGAGCCCGATGCCGCGGATCGCCATGTAGGCGAGCGAGAGCATGGTGGCCGTCGCGATCTGCAGGAAGATGATCCCGCCGCTCGAGATCGACTGGTACGTGATCGAGTGCAACACGAAGATCACGAAGAAGATCAGCGAGATCGAAGCCACGTGGCTGCGCTCGACCTCGTCGTTGATCGCCGCGAGCGTGCCCATCGCACCGCCCGCCATGACGAACTGGACGCCGCGCGTCCATGACTTGGTCGGCTGGTACTTCGGCCCGGACAGACCTCCCGGCTTGATCACGCCGCCCTGACCGCGCTTCGCGATGACCTTCAGGTCCTCCACGATCAGCTTGTCGGTGTCGACCGCAACGGCGCGCACGCCCTTCTCCGGGCTCTCCCACCAGGCGTCTACGTCCTTGTCCGTCCAGCTCCCGAGCGCGGCCGGCCAGGTGAAGACCTCCCCTTCCTTCAGGTTGGCCTTGGTCGCGTCGTAGTCCGCGATGGCTTGCGTGCGGAACTCCTCGAGCCAGGGCGGCTTGG harbors:
- a CDS encoding MMPL family transporter yields the protein GTWQQLHYGDPKWQYIPDAPGSVRTMIFQLQTNGPPGFLRPFMTDNGRDANIQFFYPDHKGDTIVEAVDAAQDFVDDNPIGEVIIRLEKNKAPKGAHFYNPQKLLDTWYYMIGPMLPTRAHTLTVREKEADGKYEMLPVQQDAKPPWLEEFRTQAIADYDATKANLKEGEVFTWPAALGSWTDKDVDAWWESPEKGVRAVAVDTDKLIVEDLKVIAKRGQGGVIKPGGLSGPKYQPTKSWTRGVQFVMAGGAMGTLAAINDEVERSHVASISLIFFVIFVLHSITYQSISSGGIIFLQIATATMLSLAYMAIRGIGLSINTLPVQAVGVGIGVDYAIYIVDRIRQEVAETADIDEAIRRAIRTTGMAVTFTATTVVGGIVLWTFSNLRFQAEMAYLLVILMIINMLGAITVVPTFYSILRPSVATALLTDEQREAMKLQKELEHKKGMVA